A window of Candidatus Limnocylindria bacterium genomic DNA:
CCTGTCCGCCGACTCGCGTCAGGTGTACCGCGGCATGGACATCGGCACCGCGAAGCCGACGCGCGCCGAGCGTGCACGCGTGCCGCATCACCTCATCGATGTCGCCGATCCCGGCGAGCGTTACGACGTGTTCCGCTATCAGCGTGATGCGCGTGCCGCGCTCGACGGCATCAGGGCGCGCGGTCGCGCTGTGGTCGTCGTGGGCGGGACCGGACTCTACGTCCGTGCGCTCCTCGACGGCCTCGACCTCGCGTCCGTCCCGACCGATCCGGTCCTGCGGGCGAAGATCGAGGCGGACGCCGCCCGCGACGGCCCGGACGCGCTGCACCGCAGACTGCAGGAGCTCGATCCCGAGGCTGCGGCCCGCGTCGACGCGCGCAACGTCCGGCGCGTCGTGCGCTACGTCGAGGCGGCGCTCCTCACCGGCGGTCTCACCGCGAGCTGGCGTCGCGATGGCGCGATCCCCTCGCGCAAGGTCGGCCTCGCGCCGCCGCGCGAGGCGCTCATCGCCGCGATCGAAACGCGCGTGGAGCGCATGGTCGACGCCGGCGTTCTCGACGAGACGCGCTCCCTCCTCGCGTCCGGGCTCGATCCGACGCTGCCCAGCTTCAGCGGGCATGGGTACGTCCACTGGGCGAAGCACCTCGCCGGTGCGGTCACGCTCGATGAGGCCATGCGGCTGACGGTGCGGGACACGCGGCGGTACTC
This region includes:
- the miaA gene encoding tRNA (adenosine(37)-N6)-dimethylallyltransferase MiaA, coding for LSADSRQVYRGMDIGTAKPTRAERARVPHHLIDVADPGERYDVFRYQRDARAALDGIRARGRAVVVVGGTGLYVRALLDGLDLASVPTDPVLRAKIEADAARDGPDALHRRLQELDPEAAARVDARNVRRVVRYVEAALLTGGLTASWRRDGAIPSRKVGLAPPREALIAAIETRVERMVDAGVLDETRSLLASGLDPTLPSFSGHGYVHWAKHLAGAVTLDEAMRLTVRDTRRYSRRQMTWFRRDSAIRWVDPTTEDPLPATLSG